The Miscanthus floridulus cultivar M001 chromosome 7, ASM1932011v1, whole genome shotgun sequence genome includes a region encoding these proteins:
- the LOC136467977 gene encoding phospholipid--sterol O-acyltransferase-like isoform X1, protein MLLEPYNQTDHPECKSRPDSGLSAITELDPGYITGPLSSVWKEWVKWCVEFGIEANAIIAVPYDWRLPPSMLEERDLYFHKLKLTFEIALKLRGGPSLVFAHSMGNNVFRYFLEWLKLEIAPKHYIQWLDEHIHAYFAVGAPLLGTTEAVRGALSGTTFGLPVSEGTARLMFNAFGSSLWLMPFSKHCKADNIYWKHFFEGKGGCPHRQQCDEAEYISDYAGWPTDLVNIEVPSVRDMGAYPSITDITENITSSMECGKPTVLSFSAREVSDGTLFRTIEDYDPQSKALVYQLEKYYQGDPVLNPLTPWERPPIKNVFCIYGIDSKTEVGYYFAPSGKPYPDNWIITDIIYEFEGSLLSRSGNSVSGKPNNSSGDGTVSYNSLSWCKNWLGAKVNITRAPQAEHDGSDLQTAMNIDHHHGQDILPNMTRAPHVKYITYYEDAESLPGWRTAVWELDKANHRNIVRTPVLMRELWLEMWHDMHPDSKSKFVTKAFRGPLRNEDCHWDYGKARCGFPEHCEYRYIFGDVHLGMSCRLKNTSTNLLQQYL, encoded by the exons ATGCTGCTTGAACCCTATAATCAGACAGACCATCCGGAATGCAAGTCAAGGCCTGATAGTGGTCTTTCTGCAATTACAGAGTTGGACCCTGGTTATATAACAG GTCCTCTCTCTTCAGTATGGAAAGAATGGGTCAAATGGTGTGTAGAGTTTGGCATTGAAGCTAATGCAATTATCGCTGTTCCGTATGATTGGAGACTGCCCCCATCAATGCTTGAGGAGCGAGATCTGTATTTTCACAAATTAAA GTTAACTTTTGAAATTGCTTTGAAACTCCGAGGAGGGCCATCTTTGGTATTTGCTCATTCGATGGGAAATAATGTGTTTCGCTACTTTTTGGAATGGTTGAAACTGGAAATTGCTCCCAAGCACTATATCCAGTGGCTTGATGAACATATACATGCATACTTTGCAGTTG GCGCTCCTCTTCTTGGAACTACTGAAGCAGTTAGAGGTGCTCTTTCTGGAACAACTTTTGGTCTTCCAGTCAGTGAG GGCACAGCACGATTGATGTTTAATGCATTTGGTTCTTCTCTATGGCTTATGCCATTCTCAAAACACTGCAAAGCTGATAATATCTACTGGAAGCATTTTTTTGAGGGAAAGGGAGGTTGTCCTCACAGACAACAATGTGATGAAGCCGAATATATTTCAGACTATGCCGGATGGCCCACAGACCTTGTTAATATCGAGGTTCCTTCAGTTCGAG ATATGGGGGCATACCCATCCATCACGGATATAACCGAGAACATAACATCCAGTATGGAGTGTGGAAAGCCAACTGTCCTGTCATTTTCTGCCAGAGAAGTGTCAGATGGTACTTTGTTCAGAACAATAGAGGATTATGACCCTCAGAGCAAGGCACTTGTTTATCAGCTTGAGAA GTATTATCAGGGTGATCCAGTTCTGAACCCTCTAACACCCTGGGAGAGACCCCCAATAAAGAACGTATTTTGCATTTACGGGATTGATTCAAAGACTGAG GTAGGATATTACTTTGCACCAAGTGGCAAACCATATCCAGACAACTGGATAATAACTGATATTATTTATGAGTTTGAAGGTTCCCTACTTTCAAG ATCAGGTAATTCTGTTTCGGGAAAGCCTAACAATTCCAGTGGTGATGGTACA GTATCCTACAACTCCCTCTCATGGTGCAAGAACTGGCTTGGAGCAAAAGTTAACATAACGAGGGCCCCACAG GCAGAACATGATGGATCTGATCTGCAAACAGCCATGAATATCGATCACCATCATGGCCAGGACATACTACCAAACATGACAAGGGCTCCGCATGTGAAGTACATAACCTACTATGAGGATGCTGAAAGTCTTCCGGGATGGAGAACAGCAGTTTGGGAGCTTGATAAAG CAAATCACAGGAATATTGTTAGGACGCCAGTACTAATGCGTGAGTTATGGCTTGAAATGTGGCACGACATGCATCCCGATTCAAAATCAAAATTCGTGACGAAAG CTTTCCGAGGTCCGCTAAGAAACGAAGACTGCCACTGGGACTATGGAAAGGCTCGATGTGGCTTTCCAGAACACTGTGAATACAG GTATATATTTGGCGATGTCCATCTTGGAATGAGCTGCAGACTGAAAAATACATCCACCAACCTTCTTCAACAGTATCTCTGA
- the LOC136467979 gene encoding transcriptional corepressor LEUNIG_HOMOLOG-like isoform X1, giving the protein MAQSNWEADKMLDVYIYDYLLKRNLQTTAKAFMAEGKVAADPVAIDAPGGFLFEWWSVFWDIFIARTNEKHSEVAVAYLEAQQIKAREHQQQMKMQQLQLMQQRHAQLQRTNANHPSLNGPINALNSDGILGPTASVLAAKMYEERLKHPHSMESEGSQLIEASRMALLKSATNHAGQLVPGTPGNVSTTLQQIQARNQQTIDIKSEGNMGVPQRSLPMDPSSLYGQGIIQPKPGLSGAGLNQGVSGLPLKGWPLTGIDQLRPNLGAQMQKPFLSTQSQFQLMSPQQQQQYLAQAQAQGNLGNSTNYGDIDPRRLTALTRGGLNGKDGQPAGTDGCISSPMQSSSPKVRPDQECLMKMQQTSSQQPQEQLQQQQQNQQQQQSQQQQMQQVLKNNRKRKQPTSSGPANSTGTGNTVGPANSPPSTPSTHTPGDGLGMGGNMCHVPKNLMIYGADGTGLASSSNQMDDLEQFGDVGSLDDNVESFLSNDDGDPRDIFAALKRSPAEPNPATSKGFTFSEVNCWRTSNNKIVCCHFSSDGKILASAGHEKKAVLWNMENFQTQYTPEEHGLIITDVRFRPNSSQLATSSFDRTIKLWNAADPGFSLHTFTGHNGQVTSLDFHPKKTDLLCSCDTSGEIRYWNVSQPTCLRAIKGGSAQVRFQPHVGQFLAAAAENVVSIFDIETHGKKYTLQGHNTDVQSVCWDNNGEYIASVSQDLVKVWSISSGECIHELSSNGNKFHSCVFHPSYSDLLVIGGYQSLEVWNMVKNQSLTVQAHEGLIAALAQSPVTGMVASASHDNSVKVWK; this is encoded by the exons ATGGCGCAGAGCAACTGGGAAGCGGATAAGAT GCTCGACGTGTATATCTATGACTACCTGCTGAAGAGGAACCTGCAGACGACGGCCAAGGCTTTCATGGCTGAGGGAAAGGTTGCTGCTGATCCAGTCG caattgatGCTCCTGGAGGGTTTCTCTTTGAGTGGTGGTCTGTCTTTTGGGATATATTCATCGCAAGGACAAATGAAAAGCATTCTGAAGTTGCAGTGGCATACCTAGAG GCACAGCAAATAAAAGCAAGAGAGCACCAGCAGCAGATGaagatgcaacaattgcaactCATGCAGCAAAGACATGCTCAACTTCAGCGAACTAATGCGAATCATCCTTCACTTAATGGTCCAATAAATGCTTTAAACTCTGATGGCATTTTGGGGCCAACAGCTAGTGTCTTAGCTGCCAAGATGTATGAAGAGCGCTTGAAGCACCCACATTCAATGGAGTCAGAGGGatcacaactcattgaagctagtagAATGGCTCTTCTCAAGTCAGCAACAAACCATGCAGG GCAATTAGTTCCAGGGACTCCTGGAAATGTGTCTACAACTCTGCAGCAAATCCAGGCTCGGAATCAGCAAACGATT GATATTAAGAGTGAAGGTAACATGGGAGTACCCCAGAGATCTTTACCCATGGATCCATCATCGTTGTATGGACAGGGAATAATTCAGCCTAAACCTGGATTGAGTGGTGCAG GACTGAACCAAGGTGTGAGCGGTTTACCATTGAAGGGCTGGCCATTAACT GGAATTGATCAATTAAGGCCGAATTTGGGTGCTCAAATGCAGAAGCCGTTTCTTTCAACACAGTCACAGTTCCAACTTATGTccccacagcagcagcaacaatacTTAGCACAGGCCCAAGCACAAGGGAACCTTGGCAACTCAACTAATTATGGGGATATTGATCCCCGCAGACTTACAGCGTTGACCAGGGGTGGGTTGAATGGTAAAGATGGTCAACCTGCAGGAACTGATGGGTGTATTAGTTCCCCTATGCAATCCAGTTCACCCAAAGTCAGACCAGATCAAGAGTGTCTCATGAAG ATGCAGCAGACATCTTCACAGCAACCCCAGGAACAGCTTCAACAGCAGCAGCAgaaccagcagcagcaacagagccAGCAACAACAAATGCAGCAGGTACTGAAA AACAATAGAAAAAGAAAGCAGCCTACTTCTTCAGGACCAGCAAATAGTACTGGTACAGGAAACACTGTGGGTCCTGCCAACTCCCCACCATCTACACCATCCACACATACGCCTGGGGATGGACTTGGAATGGGTGGTAATATGTGCCACGTTCCAAAGAACTTAATGATCTATGGTGCGGATGGAACTGGACTTGCCTCCTCTTCAAATCAAATG GATGACCTTGAGCAATTTGGTGATGTGGGCTCTTTGGATGATAATGTTGAATCCTTCTTATCCAATGATGATGGAGATCCCCGGGATATTTTTGCGGCACTCAAAAGAAGTCCTGCAGAGCCTAACCCAGCCACTTCGAAAG GTTTTACTTTCAGTGAAGTGAACTGTTGGCGCACAAGCAACAACAAAATTGTTTGCTGCCACTTCTCTTCAGACGGCAAGATTTTGGCTAGTGCAGGACATGAAAAGAAG GCTGTACTTTGGAACATGGAAAATTTCCAGACACAGTATACGCCAGAAGAGCATGGCCTTATTATCACTGATGTTCGTTTCAGGCCTAACTCTAGTCAGCTGGCAACATCTTCCTTTGATAGAACTATTAAACTATGGAATGCTGCCGAT CCTGGATTCTCTCTGCATACGTTCACTGGGCACAACGGCCAGGTCACATCATTAGATTTTCATCCAAAGAAAACAGACCTTCTGTGCTCTTGTGACACCAGCGGTGAAATCCGGTACTGGAATGTGAGCCAACCTACATGTTTGCGTGCCATAAAG GGTGGTAGTGCCCAAGTTCGGTTTCAACCTCATGTTGGACAGTTTTTAGCCGCAGCTGCTGAAAACGTGGTTTCCATATTTGATATTGAGACGCATGGGAAAAAATACACGCTACAG GGCCATAACACTGATGTGCAGTCAGTGTGCTGGGACAACAATGGGGAATATATTGCATCTGTAAGTCAGGACCTAGTTAAGGTTTGGTCAATATCATCAGGGGAGTGCATTCATGAGCTTAGCTCCAATGGAAACAAGTTCCATTCTTGCGTGTTCCACCCGAGCTATTCCGATCTCTTGGTTATTGGAGGCTACCAG TCTCTCGAGGTTTGGAACATGGTGAAGAACCAGAGCCTAACAGTACAAGCTCATGAAGGTCTAATCGCGGCGCTGGCGCAGTCACCAGTCACAGGGATGGTAGCTTCTGCGAGCCATGACAATTCTGTCAAGGTGTGGAAATAA
- the LOC136467977 gene encoding phospholipid--sterol O-acyltransferase-like isoform X3, giving the protein MLEERDLYFHKLKLTFEIALKLRGGPSLVFAHSMGNNVFRYFLEWLKLEIAPKHYIQWLDEHIHAYFAVGAPLLGTTEAVRGALSGTTFGLPVSEGTARLMFNAFGSSLWLMPFSKHCKADNIYWKHFFEGKGGCPHRQQCDEAEYISDYAGWPTDLVNIEVPSVRDMGAYPSITDITENITSSMECGKPTVLSFSAREVSDGTLFRTIEDYDPQSKALVYQLEKYYQGDPVLNPLTPWERPPIKNVFCIYGIDSKTEVGYYFAPSGKPYPDNWIITDIIYEFEGSLLSRSGNSVSGKPNNSSGDGTVSYNSLSWCKNWLGAKVNITRAPQAEHDGSDLQTAMNIDHHHGQDILPNMTRAPHVKYITYYEDAESLPGWRTAVWELDKANHRNIVRTPVLMRELWLEMWHDMHPDSKSKFVTKAFRGPLRNEDCHWDYGKARCGFPEHCEYRYIFGDVHLGMSCRLKNTSTNLLQQYL; this is encoded by the exons ATGCTTGAGGAGCGAGATCTGTATTTTCACAAATTAAA GTTAACTTTTGAAATTGCTTTGAAACTCCGAGGAGGGCCATCTTTGGTATTTGCTCATTCGATGGGAAATAATGTGTTTCGCTACTTTTTGGAATGGTTGAAACTGGAAATTGCTCCCAAGCACTATATCCAGTGGCTTGATGAACATATACATGCATACTTTGCAGTTG GCGCTCCTCTTCTTGGAACTACTGAAGCAGTTAGAGGTGCTCTTTCTGGAACAACTTTTGGTCTTCCAGTCAGTGAG GGCACAGCACGATTGATGTTTAATGCATTTGGTTCTTCTCTATGGCTTATGCCATTCTCAAAACACTGCAAAGCTGATAATATCTACTGGAAGCATTTTTTTGAGGGAAAGGGAGGTTGTCCTCACAGACAACAATGTGATGAAGCCGAATATATTTCAGACTATGCCGGATGGCCCACAGACCTTGTTAATATCGAGGTTCCTTCAGTTCGAG ATATGGGGGCATACCCATCCATCACGGATATAACCGAGAACATAACATCCAGTATGGAGTGTGGAAAGCCAACTGTCCTGTCATTTTCTGCCAGAGAAGTGTCAGATGGTACTTTGTTCAGAACAATAGAGGATTATGACCCTCAGAGCAAGGCACTTGTTTATCAGCTTGAGAA GTATTATCAGGGTGATCCAGTTCTGAACCCTCTAACACCCTGGGAGAGACCCCCAATAAAGAACGTATTTTGCATTTACGGGATTGATTCAAAGACTGAG GTAGGATATTACTTTGCACCAAGTGGCAAACCATATCCAGACAACTGGATAATAACTGATATTATTTATGAGTTTGAAGGTTCCCTACTTTCAAG ATCAGGTAATTCTGTTTCGGGAAAGCCTAACAATTCCAGTGGTGATGGTACA GTATCCTACAACTCCCTCTCATGGTGCAAGAACTGGCTTGGAGCAAAAGTTAACATAACGAGGGCCCCACAG GCAGAACATGATGGATCTGATCTGCAAACAGCCATGAATATCGATCACCATCATGGCCAGGACATACTACCAAACATGACAAGGGCTCCGCATGTGAAGTACATAACCTACTATGAGGATGCTGAAAGTCTTCCGGGATGGAGAACAGCAGTTTGGGAGCTTGATAAAG CAAATCACAGGAATATTGTTAGGACGCCAGTACTAATGCGTGAGTTATGGCTTGAAATGTGGCACGACATGCATCCCGATTCAAAATCAAAATTCGTGACGAAAG CTTTCCGAGGTCCGCTAAGAAACGAAGACTGCCACTGGGACTATGGAAAGGCTCGATGTGGCTTTCCAGAACACTGTGAATACAG GTATATATTTGGCGATGTCCATCTTGGAATGAGCTGCAGACTGAAAAATACATCCACCAACCTTCTTCAACAGTATCTCTGA
- the LOC136464794 gene encoding uncharacterized protein encodes MAEEGYKVTLNVYDLSNGLARQLSTSFLGKPIEAIWHTGVVVYGNEYYFGGGIQSSPAGTTPYGRPLRTVELGVTHIPREVFEDYLRDIAPRYTAETYRLLTHNCNNFSHEVAQFLVGTGAGVPDYILNLPAEVMSSPMGPLIMPMIQNLESTLRSNSAPQATQFVPTPTTVSASAPTEAPASKPTVAAAAKREAPAEKASKEAPAPAPASAPVHAPAPAPAADPLGSARGKVQEEVMREFAAIMASGTLRASEAAALAMRRVMQRHGDGATMQQG; translated from the exons ATGGCGGAG GAGGGGTACAAGGTGACGCTGAACGTGTACGACCTCAGCAATGGCCTCGCGCGGCAGCTGTCCACCTCCTTCCTCGGCAAGCCCATCGAGGCCATCTG GCACACGGGCGTGGTGGTGTACGGGAACGAGTACTACTTCGGCGGCGGGATCCAGTCGTCGCCGGCGGGGACGACGCCGTACGGACGGCCGCTGCGGACGGTGGAGCTGGGCGTCACGCACATCCCGCGCGAGGTGTTCGAGGACTACCTCCGCGACATCGCGCCCCGGTACACGGCCGAGACCTACCGCCTGCTCACCCACAACTGCAACAACTTCAGCCACGAGGTGGCGCAATTCCTCGTCGGCACCGGCGCCGGCGTGCCCGACTACATCCTCAACCTCCCCGCCGAGGTCATGTCCAGCCCCATGGGCCCGCTCATCATGCCCATGATCCAGAACCTCGAGTCCACGCTCCGGAGCAACAGCGCGCCGCAGGCTACGCAGTTCGTGCCCACGCCCACCACCGTCTCCGCCTCCGCGCCGACCGAGGCTCCCGCCTCTAAGCCGACCGTGGCTGCCGCCGCCAAGCGAGAAGCGCCGGCGGAGAAGGCTTCGAAAGAAGCTCCCGCTCCTGCTCCCGCGTCCGCGCCCGTTCACGCGCCTGCGCCTGCTCCTGCTGCTGACCCACTCGGGAGCGCCAGGGGAAAGGTGCAGGAGGAGGTGATGCGGGAGTTCGCGGCCATCATGGCCAGCGGCACGCTGCGGGCCagcgaggcggcggcgctggccaTGCGCCGGGTCATGCAGCGCCACGGCGACGGCGCCACCATGCAGCAAGGCTAG
- the LOC136467977 gene encoding phospholipid--sterol O-acyltransferase-like isoform X2, which translates to MLLEPYNQTDHPECKSRPDSGLSAITELDPGYITGPLSSVWKEWVKWCVEFGIEANAIIAVPYDWRLPPSMLEERDLYFHKLKLTFEIALKLRGGPSLVFAHSMGNNVFRYFLEWLKLEIAPKHYIQWLDEHIHAYFAVGAPLLGTTEAVRGALSGTTFGLPVSEGTARLMFNAFGSSLWLMPFSKHCKADNIYWKHFFEGKGGCPHRQQCDEAEYISDYAGWPTDLVNIEVPSVRDMGAYPSITDITENITSSMECGKPTVLSFSAREVSDGTLFRTIEDYDPQSKALVYQLEKYYQGDPVLNPLTPWERPPIKNVFCIYGIDSKTEVGYYFAPSGKPYPDNWIITDIIYEFEGSLLSRQVILFRESLTIPVVMVSYNSLSWCKNWLGAKVNITRAPQAEHDGSDLQTAMNIDHHHGQDILPNMTRAPHVKYITYYEDAESLPGWRTAVWELDKANHRNIVRTPVLMRELWLEMWHDMHPDSKSKFVTKAFRGPLRNEDCHWDYGKARCGFPEHCEYRYIFGDVHLGMSCRLKNTSTNLLQQYL; encoded by the exons ATGCTGCTTGAACCCTATAATCAGACAGACCATCCGGAATGCAAGTCAAGGCCTGATAGTGGTCTTTCTGCAATTACAGAGTTGGACCCTGGTTATATAACAG GTCCTCTCTCTTCAGTATGGAAAGAATGGGTCAAATGGTGTGTAGAGTTTGGCATTGAAGCTAATGCAATTATCGCTGTTCCGTATGATTGGAGACTGCCCCCATCAATGCTTGAGGAGCGAGATCTGTATTTTCACAAATTAAA GTTAACTTTTGAAATTGCTTTGAAACTCCGAGGAGGGCCATCTTTGGTATTTGCTCATTCGATGGGAAATAATGTGTTTCGCTACTTTTTGGAATGGTTGAAACTGGAAATTGCTCCCAAGCACTATATCCAGTGGCTTGATGAACATATACATGCATACTTTGCAGTTG GCGCTCCTCTTCTTGGAACTACTGAAGCAGTTAGAGGTGCTCTTTCTGGAACAACTTTTGGTCTTCCAGTCAGTGAG GGCACAGCACGATTGATGTTTAATGCATTTGGTTCTTCTCTATGGCTTATGCCATTCTCAAAACACTGCAAAGCTGATAATATCTACTGGAAGCATTTTTTTGAGGGAAAGGGAGGTTGTCCTCACAGACAACAATGTGATGAAGCCGAATATATTTCAGACTATGCCGGATGGCCCACAGACCTTGTTAATATCGAGGTTCCTTCAGTTCGAG ATATGGGGGCATACCCATCCATCACGGATATAACCGAGAACATAACATCCAGTATGGAGTGTGGAAAGCCAACTGTCCTGTCATTTTCTGCCAGAGAAGTGTCAGATGGTACTTTGTTCAGAACAATAGAGGATTATGACCCTCAGAGCAAGGCACTTGTTTATCAGCTTGAGAA GTATTATCAGGGTGATCCAGTTCTGAACCCTCTAACACCCTGGGAGAGACCCCCAATAAAGAACGTATTTTGCATTTACGGGATTGATTCAAAGACTGAG GTAGGATATTACTTTGCACCAAGTGGCAAACCATATCCAGACAACTGGATAATAACTGATATTATTTATGAGTTTGAAGGTTCCCTACTTTCAAGGCAG GTAATTCTGTTTCGGGAAAGCCTAACAATTCCAGTGGTGATG GTATCCTACAACTCCCTCTCATGGTGCAAGAACTGGCTTGGAGCAAAAGTTAACATAACGAGGGCCCCACAG GCAGAACATGATGGATCTGATCTGCAAACAGCCATGAATATCGATCACCATCATGGCCAGGACATACTACCAAACATGACAAGGGCTCCGCATGTGAAGTACATAACCTACTATGAGGATGCTGAAAGTCTTCCGGGATGGAGAACAGCAGTTTGGGAGCTTGATAAAG CAAATCACAGGAATATTGTTAGGACGCCAGTACTAATGCGTGAGTTATGGCTTGAAATGTGGCACGACATGCATCCCGATTCAAAATCAAAATTCGTGACGAAAG CTTTCCGAGGTCCGCTAAGAAACGAAGACTGCCACTGGGACTATGGAAAGGCTCGATGTGGCTTTCCAGAACACTGTGAATACAG GTATATATTTGGCGATGTCCATCTTGGAATGAGCTGCAGACTGAAAAATACATCCACCAACCTTCTTCAACAGTATCTCTGA
- the LOC136467979 gene encoding transcriptional corepressor LEUNIG_HOMOLOG-like isoform X2: protein MAQSNWEADKMLDVYIYDYLLKRNLQTTAKAFMAEGKVAADPVAIDAPGGFLFEWWSVFWDIFIARTNEKHSEVAVAYLEAQQIKAREHQQQMKMQQLQLMQQRHAQLQRTNANHPSLNGPINALNSDGILGPTASVLAAKMYEERLKHPHSMESEGSQLIEASRMALLKSATNHAGQLVPGTPGNVSTTLQQIQARNQQTIDIKSEGNMGVPQRSLPMDPSSLYGQGIIQPKPGLSGAGLNQGVSGLPLKGWPLTGIDQLRPNLGAQMQKPFLSTQSQFQLMSPQQQQQYLAQAQAQGNLGNSTNYGDIDPRRLTALTRGGLNGKDGQPAGTDGCISSPMQSSSPKVRPDQECLMKMQQTSSQQPQEQLQQQQQNQQQQQSQQQQMQQNNRKRKQPTSSGPANSTGTGNTVGPANSPPSTPSTHTPGDGLGMGGNMCHVPKNLMIYGADGTGLASSSNQMDDLEQFGDVGSLDDNVESFLSNDDGDPRDIFAALKRSPAEPNPATSKGFTFSEVNCWRTSNNKIVCCHFSSDGKILASAGHEKKAVLWNMENFQTQYTPEEHGLIITDVRFRPNSSQLATSSFDRTIKLWNAADPGFSLHTFTGHNGQVTSLDFHPKKTDLLCSCDTSGEIRYWNVSQPTCLRAIKGGSAQVRFQPHVGQFLAAAAENVVSIFDIETHGKKYTLQGHNTDVQSVCWDNNGEYIASVSQDLVKVWSISSGECIHELSSNGNKFHSCVFHPSYSDLLVIGGYQSLEVWNMVKNQSLTVQAHEGLIAALAQSPVTGMVASASHDNSVKVWK, encoded by the exons ATGGCGCAGAGCAACTGGGAAGCGGATAAGAT GCTCGACGTGTATATCTATGACTACCTGCTGAAGAGGAACCTGCAGACGACGGCCAAGGCTTTCATGGCTGAGGGAAAGGTTGCTGCTGATCCAGTCG caattgatGCTCCTGGAGGGTTTCTCTTTGAGTGGTGGTCTGTCTTTTGGGATATATTCATCGCAAGGACAAATGAAAAGCATTCTGAAGTTGCAGTGGCATACCTAGAG GCACAGCAAATAAAAGCAAGAGAGCACCAGCAGCAGATGaagatgcaacaattgcaactCATGCAGCAAAGACATGCTCAACTTCAGCGAACTAATGCGAATCATCCTTCACTTAATGGTCCAATAAATGCTTTAAACTCTGATGGCATTTTGGGGCCAACAGCTAGTGTCTTAGCTGCCAAGATGTATGAAGAGCGCTTGAAGCACCCACATTCAATGGAGTCAGAGGGatcacaactcattgaagctagtagAATGGCTCTTCTCAAGTCAGCAACAAACCATGCAGG GCAATTAGTTCCAGGGACTCCTGGAAATGTGTCTACAACTCTGCAGCAAATCCAGGCTCGGAATCAGCAAACGATT GATATTAAGAGTGAAGGTAACATGGGAGTACCCCAGAGATCTTTACCCATGGATCCATCATCGTTGTATGGACAGGGAATAATTCAGCCTAAACCTGGATTGAGTGGTGCAG GACTGAACCAAGGTGTGAGCGGTTTACCATTGAAGGGCTGGCCATTAACT GGAATTGATCAATTAAGGCCGAATTTGGGTGCTCAAATGCAGAAGCCGTTTCTTTCAACACAGTCACAGTTCCAACTTATGTccccacagcagcagcaacaatacTTAGCACAGGCCCAAGCACAAGGGAACCTTGGCAACTCAACTAATTATGGGGATATTGATCCCCGCAGACTTACAGCGTTGACCAGGGGTGGGTTGAATGGTAAAGATGGTCAACCTGCAGGAACTGATGGGTGTATTAGTTCCCCTATGCAATCCAGTTCACCCAAAGTCAGACCAGATCAAGAGTGTCTCATGAAG ATGCAGCAGACATCTTCACAGCAACCCCAGGAACAGCTTCAACAGCAGCAGCAgaaccagcagcagcaacagagccAGCAACAACAAATGCAGCAG AACAATAGAAAAAGAAAGCAGCCTACTTCTTCAGGACCAGCAAATAGTACTGGTACAGGAAACACTGTGGGTCCTGCCAACTCCCCACCATCTACACCATCCACACATACGCCTGGGGATGGACTTGGAATGGGTGGTAATATGTGCCACGTTCCAAAGAACTTAATGATCTATGGTGCGGATGGAACTGGACTTGCCTCCTCTTCAAATCAAATG GATGACCTTGAGCAATTTGGTGATGTGGGCTCTTTGGATGATAATGTTGAATCCTTCTTATCCAATGATGATGGAGATCCCCGGGATATTTTTGCGGCACTCAAAAGAAGTCCTGCAGAGCCTAACCCAGCCACTTCGAAAG GTTTTACTTTCAGTGAAGTGAACTGTTGGCGCACAAGCAACAACAAAATTGTTTGCTGCCACTTCTCTTCAGACGGCAAGATTTTGGCTAGTGCAGGACATGAAAAGAAG GCTGTACTTTGGAACATGGAAAATTTCCAGACACAGTATACGCCAGAAGAGCATGGCCTTATTATCACTGATGTTCGTTTCAGGCCTAACTCTAGTCAGCTGGCAACATCTTCCTTTGATAGAACTATTAAACTATGGAATGCTGCCGAT CCTGGATTCTCTCTGCATACGTTCACTGGGCACAACGGCCAGGTCACATCATTAGATTTTCATCCAAAGAAAACAGACCTTCTGTGCTCTTGTGACACCAGCGGTGAAATCCGGTACTGGAATGTGAGCCAACCTACATGTTTGCGTGCCATAAAG GGTGGTAGTGCCCAAGTTCGGTTTCAACCTCATGTTGGACAGTTTTTAGCCGCAGCTGCTGAAAACGTGGTTTCCATATTTGATATTGAGACGCATGGGAAAAAATACACGCTACAG GGCCATAACACTGATGTGCAGTCAGTGTGCTGGGACAACAATGGGGAATATATTGCATCTGTAAGTCAGGACCTAGTTAAGGTTTGGTCAATATCATCAGGGGAGTGCATTCATGAGCTTAGCTCCAATGGAAACAAGTTCCATTCTTGCGTGTTCCACCCGAGCTATTCCGATCTCTTGGTTATTGGAGGCTACCAG TCTCTCGAGGTTTGGAACATGGTGAAGAACCAGAGCCTAACAGTACAAGCTCATGAAGGTCTAATCGCGGCGCTGGCGCAGTCACCAGTCACAGGGATGGTAGCTTCTGCGAGCCATGACAATTCTGTCAAGGTGTGGAAATAA